From the Methylobacterium sp. FF17 genome, one window contains:
- a CDS encoding transporter produces the protein MTPGSFKPSGPFGWVGIGAVALGGLIAEAAAEGRFTAPYSILNPVPDDLLRPFSADRPNKTYSTTTIDVGRFQIESDFANLIFDKSERTRTFSLGSPVLRFGITDNAEIQIGANVFTRLKQGVTEEVTGETFRGLGTSFIASKINIFGNDGGEQSLALVAAARLPTASRGIGPEHIEASLDMPFTTTIGLPDWHLTVQPHFSLLRNDLGTGYRGHYGVAAQLSYAISDTVTAGFEFSTYMWREIAYYSSSSVDLSLSWRVFENTQIDGAVYFGLDRETPAINPYIGITHRF, from the coding sequence ATGACACCCGGTTCGTTCAAGCCGAGCGGCCCCTTCGGTTGGGTTGGTATCGGCGCCGTCGCGCTGGGCGGCCTCATTGCCGAGGCTGCAGCCGAAGGTAGGTTCACCGCTCCGTACTCGATCCTCAACCCCGTGCCGGACGATCTGCTCAGGCCCTTCTCGGCGGACCGGCCCAACAAAACGTACTCGACCACGACAATCGACGTCGGACGCTTCCAGATCGAGTCTGACTTCGCGAACCTGATTTTCGACAAGTCCGAGCGTACCAGGACCTTCAGCCTGGGCTCGCCTGTCCTAAGGTTCGGCATCACGGACAATGCCGAGATCCAGATCGGCGCGAACGTCTTCACCCGGCTAAAGCAGGGGGTGACGGAGGAGGTGACCGGCGAGACGTTTCGTGGCCTTGGAACGTCGTTCATCGCGTCGAAGATTAATATCTTCGGCAATGATGGCGGCGAGCAGTCGTTGGCGCTGGTTGCCGCGGCCCGGCTTCCAACCGCGTCGAGGGGCATCGGGCCGGAGCATATCGAAGCCAGTCTCGACATGCCGTTCACGACGACGATCGGCTTGCCGGACTGGCACCTGACGGTGCAACCGCACTTCAGCCTTCTGCGGAACGATCTTGGCACCGGGTATCGTGGCCACTATGGCGTTGCCGCACAGCTGAGCTACGCCATCTCGGACACCGTGACCGCAGGCTTCGAGTTCTCTACCTACATGTGGAGGGAGATAGCATATTACAGCAGCTCCAGCGTTGACCTCAGCTTAAGCTGGAGGGTGTTTGAAAACACTCAGATCGATGGAGCGGTATACTTTGGTCTCGATCGAGAAACGCCGGCGATCAATCCTTACATCGGCATAACGCACCGTTTCTGA
- a CDS encoding Tad domain-containing protein, which produces MLVLFALMMPVLMGLSAAAMEFASLVKRRTELQRAADSASIAGVNQFKLANADDAAAIRTAQATAQAQARDSSGTTPRVMAAVIGSHTGVEVTVSETVPLSFGKLLNIPNIDISVHSTAKLAGTTRLCLLALDPLAQGAFHLETAARVTATDCSLYSNSVSPAGIEGENAAVAKALSTCTAGGYSGSSTIFIPPPALNCPPLRDPLIDRQGPTPESCVDLGFFTNPKKYVDGIDDPAYGVNIVSGFATLSPGTYCGGLHITKGAQVSLRPGIYIMQDGPLVVDKNASLTGSYTGFYFTGARGGLLFDEKSVVSLTAPKDGIMAGLLFFEDRLAPPAPVSLLPPSGKGKAKPAPGAITALREYRIISDNARTLLGTIYLPVGRLIIDSKKPVADQSAYTVIIARMINLYDGPDLVLNARYGSTDVPVPNGVGPSSADTQLTQ; this is translated from the coding sequence GTGCTCGTGCTCTTCGCACTGATGATGCCCGTTCTCATGGGGCTGAGCGCCGCCGCTATGGAGTTCGCCAGTCTCGTCAAGCGGCGCACCGAGCTTCAACGCGCAGCCGACAGTGCCAGCATCGCGGGCGTCAACCAGTTCAAGCTCGCAAATGCCGACGATGCAGCCGCGATCCGCACGGCCCAGGCAACGGCACAGGCGCAGGCGCGCGACAGCAGTGGAACCACCCCTCGGGTGATGGCTGCGGTCATCGGCAGCCATACCGGTGTGGAGGTGACGGTGTCGGAGACCGTACCGCTCTCCTTCGGTAAGCTCCTCAATATACCCAACATCGACATCTCGGTGCACTCGACAGCCAAGCTCGCCGGGACGACGCGGCTCTGCCTGCTGGCGCTCGATCCGTTGGCTCAGGGCGCTTTCCACCTTGAGACTGCTGCTCGGGTCACCGCTACCGATTGCTCGCTCTACTCGAACTCGGTCAGCCCCGCCGGTATCGAGGGCGAGAACGCGGCTGTTGCCAAAGCCCTCTCGACCTGCACAGCGGGCGGCTACTCCGGCTCAAGCACCATCTTCATCCCGCCGCCGGCCCTCAACTGCCCCCCGTTGCGCGATCCGCTTATCGACCGGCAGGGTCCGACCCCCGAGTCCTGCGTCGATCTGGGGTTCTTCACCAATCCCAAGAAGTACGTCGATGGCATCGATGATCCGGCATATGGCGTGAACATCGTCAGCGGCTTCGCAACCCTCTCACCCGGCACCTATTGCGGAGGTTTGCACATTACGAAGGGCGCCCAGGTGAGCCTGCGACCCGGCATCTACATCATGCAGGACGGCCCCCTGGTCGTGGATAAGAACGCCAGCCTCACAGGGAGCTACACGGGCTTCTACTTCACCGGGGCTCGCGGTGGGCTGCTGTTCGATGAAAAGAGTGTAGTCAGCCTCACGGCTCCCAAGGACGGCATCATGGCAGGCCTCCTGTTCTTCGAGGACCGCCTTGCACCGCCGGCCCCTGTTTCGCTGCTTCCTCCCAGCGGAAAGGGCAAAGCCAAACCTGCACCAGGGGCCATCACAGCGCTGCGCGAGTACCGCATCATCAGCGACAATGCACGTACCCTGCTCGGGACGATCTACCTGCCGGTCGGGCGTCTGATCATCGACTCGAAGAAGCCGGTCGCGGATCAATCGGCTTACACGGTCATCATCGCTCGGATGATCAACCTCTACGATGGACCGGACCTAGTCCTGAACGCTCGCTATGGTTCGACCGACGTACCCGTACCGAATGGCGTCGGCCCGAGTTCCGCGGACACGCAGTTGACGCAATAG
- a CDS encoding hemolysin family protein — protein sequence MFELSVALFLIALNGVFSLSELALVSARKARLQVMADQRRTGAQAALKLAEDPGRFLSTVQIGITLIGVLAGAFSGAALGQRLTNILLAQGLSEAVAEPLGYGLVIAVITYLSVVIGELVPKNLALRNAEGIACLVAPTMTVVSRVAGPVVGLLDSSTKLIFRLFGQSTETTSAITEEEIRTVMAEAETAGVIETDERRMIAGVLRLGDRVVRGVMTPRTDIEWIDLDQDDTKIRAALMSAGHARLPVGQGSPDNMIGVVQVRDLVPVLFRGDPIRLREHVHQVSIIPDGIGALDALSLLREAEMPMALVHDEYGHFEGVVTPADILDVIAGAFRSDEDGADPDAVQREDGSWLLAGAMPADEMADLIGLTLPERRHYETVGGLVIAGLERLPVTGDIVMILNWRFEVVDMDGRRIDKVLATRVNTA from the coding sequence GTGTTCGAACTCAGCGTTGCACTTTTTCTGATCGCCCTGAACGGCGTGTTTTCCTTGTCCGAACTTGCCCTGGTCTCAGCCCGCAAGGCACGGCTGCAGGTCATGGCCGATCAGCGCCGGACAGGCGCGCAAGCCGCTCTCAAACTGGCGGAGGACCCGGGACGCTTTCTCTCCACGGTCCAAATCGGCATCACCCTGATCGGCGTGCTTGCAGGCGCCTTCTCGGGTGCCGCACTCGGCCAGCGGCTGACCAACATCCTGCTCGCCCAGGGGCTTTCTGAGGCCGTTGCCGAACCTCTCGGCTACGGCTTGGTAATCGCTGTGATCACCTACCTGTCGGTCGTCATCGGCGAACTCGTGCCCAAGAACCTCGCCCTTCGGAATGCGGAGGGGATAGCCTGTTTGGTCGCGCCGACGATGACGGTGGTCTCACGGGTGGCCGGACCGGTGGTCGGATTGCTCGATAGCTCGACGAAACTGATCTTTCGCCTCTTCGGGCAGAGTACCGAAACCACTAGCGCGATCACCGAGGAGGAGATCCGCACTGTTATGGCCGAGGCCGAGACGGCCGGTGTCATCGAGACGGACGAGCGCCGGATGATCGCCGGGGTGTTACGGCTTGGCGACCGCGTGGTGCGGGGTGTGATGACCCCCCGCACGGATATCGAATGGATTGATCTTGATCAGGACGACACCAAGATCCGCGCGGCCCTGATGTCAGCCGGACATGCGCGCCTGCCTGTCGGCCAAGGCAGTCCGGACAACATGATCGGCGTTGTTCAGGTGCGTGATCTGGTTCCAGTCCTCTTCAGGGGCGATCCGATCAGGCTTCGCGAACATGTCCATCAGGTCAGCATAATCCCTGACGGGATCGGCGCACTCGACGCGTTAAGCCTTTTGCGCGAGGCCGAGATGCCTATGGCACTGGTCCATGACGAGTACGGCCACTTCGAGGGAGTGGTCACGCCCGCCGATATCCTCGACGTCATCGCGGGTGCATTCCGGTCCGATGAGGACGGAGCAGATCCAGACGCCGTGCAACGCGAGGACGGCTCATGGCTGCTTGCAGGCGCGATGCCAGCCGACGAGATGGCTGACCTAATTGGCCTGACCCTACCGGAGCGCCGACACTACGAGACGGTAGGAGGCTTGGTGATCGCGGGGTTAGAACGGCTGCCGGTCACCGGCGACATCGTCATGATCCTGAATTGGCGGTTTGAGGTGGTGGATATGGATGGCCGCCGTATCGATAAGGTGCTGGCGACACGTGTGAATACCGCATAG